A single region of the Fodinicurvata sp. EGI_FJ10296 genome encodes:
- a CDS encoding acyl-CoA dehydrogenase — MGYALTEEQTLFQDSVRRFAQDKLAPGAVVRAQQSAYPWDIAAMMAEQGLMGIMIPEEHGGLGGKLTDAVIAIEQVALACPRSADVIQAGNFGAIWTFAANASPVQRERHFSDLINGKALISVAMTEPDAGSAVTDLKTTVTPDGDGYRLNGQKCFTTNSPEATLFLVYCRFGPGTAGIGSVIVERGMDGFTLGAPHKFMNGEEWQPLFFDNVYIPPENILLGEGGFKRQISGFNVERIGNTTRSLTLGRVSYEIARQHAIDRHQFGRPLCEFQGLQWKFADMLVQLEAARLLLWRAVEGVESGEPSAQDTAIAKIHCNKTGFDCCNEAMQIMGGAGYSDDSLVEYCFRKTRAWMIAGGSLEMMKNRIAEGIFERRFSQRPPKPAQ; from the coding sequence ATGGGCTACGCCCTCACCGAAGAGCAGACGCTCTTTCAGGATTCCGTCCGACGTTTCGCGCAGGACAAACTGGCCCCCGGCGCGGTGGTGCGGGCCCAGCAAAGCGCCTATCCGTGGGATATTGCCGCCATGATGGCCGAGCAGGGCCTTATGGGTATCATGATCCCGGAGGAACACGGCGGCCTCGGCGGCAAGCTGACCGACGCGGTGATCGCGATCGAGCAGGTCGCACTGGCCTGCCCGCGCAGCGCCGATGTCATCCAGGCCGGCAATTTCGGCGCCATCTGGACTTTCGCGGCCAATGCCTCGCCGGTTCAGCGCGAGCGCCACTTCAGCGACCTGATCAACGGCAAGGCGCTGATCTCGGTCGCCATGACCGAGCCCGACGCAGGATCGGCCGTCACCGACCTGAAGACGACCGTCACCCCCGACGGCGATGGCTATCGCCTGAACGGTCAGAAATGCTTCACCACGAACAGTCCGGAAGCGACGCTTTTCCTCGTCTATTGCCGTTTCGGACCCGGCACGGCCGGCATCGGCTCGGTCATCGTGGAACGCGGCATGGACGGATTCACACTCGGCGCACCGCACAAGTTCATGAACGGCGAGGAATGGCAGCCACTGTTCTTCGACAATGTCTATATCCCGCCGGAAAACATTCTGCTGGGTGAAGGCGGCTTCAAGCGTCAGATCTCCGGTTTCAACGTCGAGCGGATCGGCAACACAACGCGCTCGCTGACGCTGGGCCGGGTCAGTTACGAAATCGCCCGCCAGCATGCCATCGACCGGCACCAGTTCGGCCGGCCGCTGTGCGAGTTCCAGGGCCTTCAGTGGAAGTTCGCCGACATGCTGGTTCAGCTTGAAGCCGCGCGGCTGCTGCTGTGGCGCGCGGTCGAGGGCGTGGAATCGGGCGAACCCTCGGCCCAGGACACCGCGATCGCCAAGATCCACTGCAACAAGACCGGATTCGACTGCTGCAACGAGGCGATGCAGATCATGGGCGGCGCCGGTTATTCCGACGACAGTCTGGTCGAATACTGCTTCCGCAAGACCCGCGCCTGGATGATTGCCGGCGGTTCGCTGGAGATGATGAAGAACCGCATCGCCGAGGGCATCTTCGAGCGGCGGTTCTCGCAGCGCCCGCCAAAGCCGGCTCAGTAG
- a CDS encoding D-2-hydroxyacid dehydrogenase family protein: MPKIAILDDYLNAARDLADWSRLGDDCEITVFNEPITDEAALVKALEPFDIVCLMRERTALPGSVIRRLDNLDLIMTAGRRNAVIDLAAAAEQGVMVCGTESSGRGTIELTWSLILNLFHRIRQNHDAMRQGQWQTELGSLVQHKTLGIVGLGRLGGQVAQIAAAFDMTVIAWSQNLTDERAAECGATRVDKETLFRQADVISIHQTLSNRTRGLVDAATLGLMKPTAYFVNTSRGPIVDTAALVEALSAGRIAGAAVDVYDEEPLPADHPLRRTERLLMTPHIGYVSTENMGLFYRQMVDGIEAWRAGKPIRVLSADKPAIG, translated from the coding sequence ATGCCCAAGATCGCCATTCTCGATGACTACCTGAACGCGGCACGCGATCTCGCAGACTGGTCGCGGCTGGGTGACGACTGCGAAATCACCGTCTTCAACGAACCGATCACCGACGAGGCCGCTTTGGTCAAGGCGCTGGAACCGTTCGACATCGTCTGTCTGATGCGCGAACGCACGGCGTTGCCCGGCTCGGTCATCCGCCGCCTGGACAACCTCGACCTGATCATGACGGCCGGCCGCCGGAACGCGGTCATCGACCTCGCCGCCGCCGCGGAACAGGGTGTGATGGTCTGCGGCACCGAAAGCAGCGGGCGCGGAACGATCGAACTGACCTGGTCCCTGATCCTGAACCTGTTCCATCGCATCCGCCAGAACCACGATGCCATGCGCCAGGGACAATGGCAGACCGAACTGGGCAGCCTGGTCCAACACAAGACACTGGGCATCGTCGGGCTGGGCCGTCTCGGCGGACAGGTCGCGCAGATCGCAGCGGCCTTCGACATGACCGTCATCGCGTGGAGCCAGAACCTGACCGACGAGCGCGCGGCGGAATGCGGCGCCACCCGGGTCGACAAGGAAACGCTGTTCCGTCAGGCCGACGTGATCAGCATCCACCAGACATTGAGCAACCGGACGCGCGGCCTCGTCGACGCTGCCACGCTCGGCCTGATGAAGCCGACGGCCTATTTCGTCAACACCTCGCGCGGGCCGATCGTGGACACGGCCGCTCTGGTCGAGGCGCTGTCCGCCGGGCGGATCGCGGGCGCGGCGGTCGATGTCTATGACGAGGAACCGCTGCCGGCCGATCATCCGCTGCGCCGAACCGAACGCCTGCTGATGACGCCCCATATCGGCTATGTCTCGACCGAGAATATGGGTCTTTTCTATCGCCAGATGGTCGATGGCATCGAAGCCTGGCGCGCAGGCAAGCCGATCCGGGTCCTGTCGGCGGACAAGCCCGCCATCGGCTGA
- a CDS encoding mandelate racemase/muconate lactonizing enzyme family protein — protein sequence MKVVKVTGHRVDPGWRKNWIFVQVETDDGITGWGECYSQSDRDLAVLAQVTELGRYLTDRDPQLIRHFRHIVFNDYVGRRGSMEVFSALSGIEAALWDIVGKACGQPVHALLGGRVRESVRVYANGWSHGMKDPKGIAEAASAVVEGGYTALKLDPLPGPVRSFIDRNEINAACRVVEAVRDAVGPDVDLLVDAHRRLSASNAMALERRFRDYDLFWYEEPCPCENVAALREVRDRSETPIVTGEAAYTKFGFAEIIRNRAVDILNPDVAACGGILELLEIAAMAAAEHIALSPHNYNSTTLALSATVHASLCAENFLITEYFMPFEEVGLTVAPDALTPVGGYIKAPDAPGLGLTIDQAVIAERPGRVYPARGLPNVGTEGP from the coding sequence ATGAAAGTGGTCAAGGTAACCGGACACCGGGTCGATCCGGGCTGGCGCAAGAACTGGATCTTCGTCCAGGTCGAAACCGATGACGGAATTACCGGCTGGGGCGAATGCTATTCCCAGTCCGACCGCGACCTCGCGGTGCTCGCTCAGGTCACCGAACTCGGCCGCTATCTGACCGATCGCGATCCGCAACTGATCCGGCATTTTCGCCATATCGTCTTCAACGACTATGTGGGCCGGCGCGGATCGATGGAGGTCTTTTCCGCCCTTTCCGGCATCGAGGCCGCGCTCTGGGACATCGTCGGCAAGGCCTGCGGCCAGCCGGTGCATGCGTTGCTGGGCGGGCGCGTGCGCGAAAGTGTCCGTGTCTACGCCAATGGCTGGTCCCACGGCATGAAGGACCCCAAGGGGATCGCCGAGGCGGCATCCGCCGTGGTCGAGGGCGGCTATACCGCGCTCAAGCTCGACCCCCTGCCCGGCCCTGTGCGCAGCTTCATCGACCGGAACGAGATCAACGCCGCCTGTCGGGTGGTCGAAGCCGTGCGCGACGCGGTCGGGCCGGATGTCGACCTGCTGGTCGATGCCCATCGGCGGCTGTCGGCGTCCAACGCCATGGCACTGGAGCGGCGGTTCCGGGACTATGATCTGTTCTGGTACGAGGAACCCTGCCCCTGCGAGAATGTCGCCGCACTGCGCGAGGTGCGGGACCGATCCGAGACGCCGATCGTCACCGGCGAAGCCGCCTATACCAAGTTCGGCTTTGCGGAAATCATCCGCAACCGCGCGGTCGATATCCTCAATCCGGACGTTGCCGCCTGCGGCGGTATCCTCGAACTGCTCGAAATCGCGGCCATGGCGGCGGCGGAACATATTGCGCTGTCGCCGCACAACTACAACTCCACCACGCTCGCCCTGTCGGCCACCGTTCACGCCTCTCTGTGCGCTGAAAATTTCCTGATCACCGAATATTTCATGCCGTTCGAAGAGGTTGGCCTGACCGTTGCGCCGGACGCGCTGACGCCTGTCGGCGGCTACATCAAGGCGCCTGACGCGCCCGGTCTGGGTCTGACCATCGACCAGGCGGTGATTGCCGAGCGCCCGGGCCGGGTCTATCCGGCACGGGGATTGCCGAATGTGGGTACCGAAGGGCCATAG
- a CDS encoding DMT family transporter, whose translation MTRVIGPNTVGVLWMLAGAFILTGQGALVKHVSEDLPLMVVLFVRTLLVVMIMIPWTMRSGGITNLYTKRVGAHFLRAMFGLGMMTGSFYAVTVLPLSDAVALSFTRPIWSMVTSYAILGEVVGWIGGLSTLVGFSGVLIIVQPQTGVHIGVFIALAGAASSAIAVVIVKQLTTTEPVERILFYFSLFSCLILGIPALIFWQTPTLVQFYWMIAVAVSGALGQFMMAQAVKVGDITVVTPVDFTRVPFAALLGYVVFGEVPGIWTFIGTAIILCATLVILRTRRRPAALAILPDAARPHHPGSP comes from the coding sequence GTGACACGTGTGATCGGCCCCAATACCGTCGGCGTCCTGTGGATGCTGGCCGGCGCCTTCATCCTCACCGGCCAGGGCGCCCTGGTAAAACACGTCAGCGAGGATCTGCCGCTGATGGTCGTGCTGTTCGTACGCACATTGCTGGTGGTCATGATCATGATCCCGTGGACGATGCGATCGGGGGGCATCACCAATCTCTACACCAAGCGGGTGGGCGCCCATTTTCTGCGCGCCATGTTCGGCCTCGGCATGATGACCGGCAGCTTTTACGCTGTCACGGTTTTGCCGCTGTCCGATGCGGTGGCGCTGTCCTTTACCCGTCCGATCTGGTCGATGGTGACATCCTACGCGATTCTGGGCGAAGTGGTCGGCTGGATCGGGGGCCTTTCAACCCTGGTCGGCTTCAGCGGCGTCCTGATTATCGTCCAGCCCCAGACCGGGGTGCATATCGGGGTCTTCATCGCCCTTGCCGGCGCTGCCAGCAGCGCGATTGCGGTCGTCATCGTCAAACAATTGACGACGACCGAACCGGTCGAACGGATCCTGTTCTATTTCTCGCTGTTCAGTTGTCTGATTCTGGGAATTCCGGCGCTTATTTTCTGGCAGACCCCAACCCTGGTTCAGTTCTACTGGATGATCGCCGTTGCCGTCAGCGGCGCGCTGGGGCAGTTCATGATGGCCCAGGCCGTCAAGGTCGGCGATATCACCGTCGTCACCCCCGTTGATTTCACCCGCGTTCCCTTCGCTGCGCTATTAGGATATGTCGTGTTCGGAGAGGTGCCCGGGATCTGGACCTTTATCGGTACGGCGATCATCCTGTGCGCGACACTGGTCATACTGCGCACGCGTCGACGGCCGGCGGCGCTGGCGATCCTGCCCGACGCCGCCCGACCGCATCATCCGGGCAGTCCCTGA